The Leifsonia williamsii genome includes a region encoding these proteins:
- the deoC gene encoding deoxyribose-phosphate aldolase, whose product MTIESTTPPVRALAPAARAVEVLGGDLTEGSLRRYLGGIPGVDAVGLEQRAAGLGTRSIKTSSKAWALDKVIELIDLTTLEGSDTPGKVRSLVAKAITPDPSDPATPRPAAVCVYGDMVPYAVEALGAHHYAADTDAGIAVAAVATAFPSGRASLPVKLADTRDAVAAGADEIDMVIDRGAFLSGRYGLVFDEIVAVKEACRREDGTSAHLKVILETGELNTYDNIRRASWLSILAGADFIKTSTGKVSPAATLPTTLLMLEVVRDWHLLTGEEIGVKPAGGIRSAKDAIKYLVTVAETVGEHWLQPHLFRFGASSLLNDVLLQRQKVATGHYSGADYVTID is encoded by the coding sequence GTGACCATCGAATCCACCACCCCGCCCGTGCGCGCGCTCGCGCCGGCGGCCCGCGCCGTGGAGGTGCTGGGCGGCGACCTGACCGAAGGCTCGCTGCGCCGCTACCTCGGCGGCATCCCCGGTGTCGACGCCGTCGGCCTGGAGCAGCGGGCGGCCGGACTCGGCACCCGCTCGATCAAGACCTCCAGCAAGGCCTGGGCGCTCGACAAGGTGATCGAGCTGATCGACCTGACGACGCTCGAGGGCTCCGACACCCCCGGCAAGGTCCGGTCGCTCGTCGCCAAGGCGATCACGCCCGACCCGTCCGACCCGGCCACGCCGCGACCGGCCGCTGTCTGCGTGTACGGCGACATGGTCCCGTACGCGGTGGAGGCGCTCGGCGCGCACCACTACGCCGCGGACACCGACGCGGGCATCGCCGTCGCCGCGGTGGCGACCGCGTTCCCGAGCGGCCGCGCGTCCCTCCCCGTGAAGCTCGCGGACACCCGCGACGCCGTCGCCGCCGGGGCCGACGAGATCGACATGGTCATCGACCGCGGCGCCTTCCTCTCCGGCCGGTACGGACTCGTCTTCGATGAGATCGTGGCCGTCAAGGAGGCGTGCCGCCGCGAGGACGGCACCTCCGCCCACCTCAAGGTCATCCTCGAGACCGGCGAGCTGAACACCTACGACAACATCCGCCGCGCCTCCTGGCTGAGCATCCTCGCCGGCGCCGACTTCATCAAGACGTCGACCGGCAAGGTGAGCCCCGCCGCGACGCTGCCCACCACCCTGCTGATGCTGGAGGTCGTGCGCGACTGGCACCTCCTCACCGGTGAGGAGATCGGGGTGAAGCCGGCGGGCGGCATCCGCTCGGCCAAGGACGCCATCAAGTACCTCGTCACGGTCGCCGAGACCGTCGGCGAGCACTGGCTGCAGCCGCACCTGTTCCGGTTCGGCGCCTCCAGCCTCCTCAACGACGTGCTGCTGCAGCGCCAGAAGGTGGCCACCGGCCACTACTCCGGCGCCGACTACGTGACGATCGACTGA
- a CDS encoding ketopantoate reductase family protein, with translation MRIGVIGAGAIGGTIAALLDRAGHEVAVTARGEHLAAIREHGLQLDGGWGAHTAHPAAAAETLTTAPELAFVCTKAQDAEAAITENAALLQGITVVIVQNGLTGLHDAMRLLPHSHCVGALALYAASFLSPGRVTVTTAANTYLGAGSGDAPRVAVDAARILNSAMPAFAIPNFTGAQWTKLIVNQINAMPAITGLSVQETLSDPALRRIVTASMQEATRIGLARGVHYGSIQGLDDRILRFLARAPRWAAQAVPLLMRRRMGATPNPGSTLQSIRRGQLSEIDFLNGAVVAEARAIGRPAPINAMLTALVHEVEVRGAFLPPATVADRLRPLLD, from the coding sequence ATGCGGATCGGCGTCATCGGAGCGGGGGCCATCGGCGGCACCATCGCCGCCCTGCTCGACCGGGCCGGGCACGAGGTCGCGGTGACCGCTCGGGGCGAGCACCTCGCCGCGATCCGCGAGCACGGCCTCCAGCTCGACGGAGGCTGGGGCGCGCACACCGCGCATCCCGCCGCCGCCGCCGAGACCCTCACGACCGCCCCCGAACTCGCCTTCGTCTGCACCAAGGCGCAGGACGCCGAGGCCGCGATCACCGAGAACGCCGCGCTCCTGCAGGGCATCACGGTCGTCATCGTGCAGAACGGTCTCACCGGGCTCCACGACGCCATGCGCCTCCTGCCGCATTCGCACTGCGTCGGCGCACTGGCGCTGTACGCCGCAAGCTTCCTCTCACCGGGCCGCGTCACCGTCACCACCGCAGCCAACACCTACCTCGGCGCCGGCAGCGGTGACGCCCCTCGCGTCGCCGTCGACGCCGCCCGCATCCTGAATTCGGCGATGCCCGCCTTCGCGATCCCCAACTTCACGGGCGCGCAGTGGACGAAGCTCATCGTCAACCAGATCAACGCCATGCCGGCCATCACCGGCCTGAGCGTGCAGGAGACGCTGAGCGACCCGGCCCTGCGCCGCATCGTGACCGCGAGCATGCAGGAGGCGACCCGCATCGGCCTCGCCCGCGGCGTCCACTACGGCAGCATCCAGGGCCTCGACGACCGCATCCTCCGCTTCCTCGCCCGCGCTCCGCGGTGGGCCGCGCAGGCCGTTCCCCTGCTGATGCGGAGGCGGATGGGCGCCACCCCGAACCCCGGATCGACCCTGCAGAGCATCCGCCGCGGCCAGCTGAGCGAGATCGACTTCCTGAACGGCGCGGTCGTCGCCGAGGCGAGGGCGATCGGCCGGCCCGCTCCGATCAACGCCATGCTCACCGCTCTGGTGCACGAGGTGGAGGTCCGCGGCGCCTTCCTGCCGCCCGCCACCGTCGCCGACCGCCTCCGCCCCCTCCTCGACTAG
- a CDS encoding DHA2 family efflux MFS transporter permease subunit codes for MTASLAEPPAAARRRIPVWLAIVAASLPMFMATLDNLVVTSALPVIAKDLTASIEELQWVVNAYTLTFATLMLMAVGLGDRFGRRSVFLAGITVFTLASAAAALSTEPWMLIAARAVQGVGAAALLPLSLTLLAGSVSEGLRPVAIGIWGGISGLGVALGPLIGGAVVEGWNWQAIFWLNVPLGVIAVPLVLAALPNSFGARVRADLVGLLLAGPGVLGVVYGIVRGNDAGWSSAEVLIPLIAGAALLVAFVLWERRASAPLLPLRLFRDRSFTVANLVGATFSFGIFGAIFILIQFLQVVQGHTPLEAGVMTMPWTLAPMVVAPLTGLLSSRTGTRLPIVAGLTLMAVAMGWIAITLAADLPYSEMWPPFLLAGIGMGLVFAPSSTAVLANMRTADHAKASGANSTLREIGVALGVAVLTAVFTGAGGTLTPTGYVDAAVPAVWVGAAALAAAALIALALPNRRAAAAAAAASAAASAPIGAAGAAALRAAEHAEPAPVLAD; via the coding sequence ATGACCGCCTCCCTCGCCGAGCCGCCCGCAGCGGCACGTCGCCGCATCCCGGTGTGGCTCGCCATCGTCGCCGCATCGCTCCCGATGTTCATGGCGACGCTCGACAACCTCGTCGTCACCAGCGCCCTCCCCGTGATCGCGAAGGACCTCACCGCCTCCATCGAGGAGCTGCAGTGGGTCGTCAACGCCTACACGCTGACCTTCGCGACCCTCATGCTCATGGCCGTCGGCCTGGGCGACCGGTTCGGGAGGCGCAGCGTCTTCCTCGCCGGCATCACCGTCTTCACGCTCGCGAGCGCGGCGGCGGCCCTCTCGACGGAGCCGTGGATGCTCATCGCCGCCCGTGCGGTGCAGGGCGTCGGCGCGGCGGCCCTCCTCCCCCTCTCCCTCACCCTGCTGGCCGGCAGCGTCAGCGAGGGCCTCCGACCGGTGGCGATCGGGATCTGGGGCGGAATCTCCGGCCTCGGCGTTGCGCTCGGCCCGCTGATCGGAGGCGCGGTCGTCGAAGGCTGGAACTGGCAGGCGATCTTCTGGCTGAACGTCCCGCTCGGCGTGATCGCAGTCCCGCTCGTCCTCGCCGCGCTGCCGAACAGCTTCGGCGCACGCGTCCGCGCCGACCTCGTCGGGCTGCTCCTCGCCGGGCCGGGCGTGCTCGGCGTGGTCTACGGCATCGTGCGCGGCAACGACGCGGGCTGGAGCAGCGCGGAGGTGCTGATCCCCCTGATCGCCGGCGCCGCCCTGCTCGTGGCGTTCGTGCTCTGGGAGCGCCGCGCCTCCGCCCCGCTGCTGCCGCTGCGACTGTTCCGCGACCGCAGCTTCACGGTGGCGAACCTCGTCGGCGCGACGTTCAGCTTCGGCATCTTCGGGGCGATCTTCATCCTGATCCAGTTCCTGCAGGTCGTGCAGGGCCACACCCCGCTCGAAGCCGGCGTCATGACGATGCCGTGGACCCTCGCGCCGATGGTAGTCGCGCCGCTGACCGGCCTGCTCTCGTCGCGGACGGGCACCCGCCTCCCGATAGTCGCCGGCCTCACCCTGATGGCCGTCGCCATGGGCTGGATCGCGATCACCCTCGCGGCGGACCTGCCCTACTCCGAGATGTGGCCGCCCTTCCTCCTCGCCGGCATCGGCATGGGCCTGGTGTTCGCACCGAGCTCGACCGCGGTGCTCGCGAACATGCGCACCGCCGACCACGCGAAGGCCTCCGGGGCCAACTCCACCCTCCGCGAGATCGGCGTCGCCCTCGGCGTCGCGGTGCTGACCGCGGTGTTCACCGGCGCCGGAGGCACGCTGACGCCGACCGGCTACGTCGACGCCGCGGTCCCCGCGGTCTGGGTCGGCGCCGCCGCCCTCGCCGCCGCCGCGCTCATCGCTCTCGCCCTCCCGAACCGTCGCGCCGCGGCCGCCGCGGCCGCCGCCTCCGCCGCCGCTTCCGCGCCCATCGGCGCGGCCGGCGCCGCCGCGCTCCGCGCCGCCGAGCACGCCGAACCCGCCCCGGTCCTCGCCGACTGA
- a CDS encoding sugar-binding transcriptional regulator: MALNDTDEILAVKAAELYYEAGKTQDEIGVALNVSRWKVGRLLVAAREHGFVRIEIVHPSARRFSLERELCGFYGLEDAVVVPAAESDADVQARVAQAAADYLTTLRPVPRTLGVSWGRTLHAVAARLRPGWAVGVNPVQINGSVSSTRQATAAADTAVVMARKAQGTATLLPSPAIFEHAATRRAIEADRSVQSVLQLARSANAYLFSAGVVDASSVHVDSGYLSSSDVAGLAAKGAVGDVVGRFITDTGAVADPELDGRTLGISLEELRSARTSIAVIAGEAKHRVAHAVVASGLCTTLITDEATANDLLGRSVPSQDRTGSDAITVKE; encoded by the coding sequence GTGGCCCTGAACGATACCGACGAGATCCTCGCCGTGAAAGCCGCAGAGCTGTACTACGAGGCGGGCAAGACCCAGGACGAGATCGGCGTCGCCCTCAACGTGAGCAGGTGGAAGGTCGGCCGCCTGCTCGTCGCCGCGCGCGAGCACGGCTTCGTCCGGATCGAGATCGTGCACCCCTCCGCCCGCCGCTTCTCGCTGGAGCGCGAGCTGTGCGGGTTCTACGGACTGGAGGACGCCGTCGTCGTCCCGGCGGCCGAGTCCGACGCCGACGTGCAGGCCCGCGTGGCGCAGGCCGCCGCCGACTACCTGACCACCCTCCGTCCGGTCCCGCGCACGCTCGGCGTGAGCTGGGGCCGCACGCTGCACGCTGTCGCCGCGCGCCTCCGCCCCGGCTGGGCCGTCGGCGTGAACCCCGTGCAGATCAACGGGAGCGTGTCGAGCACCCGGCAGGCGACCGCCGCCGCCGACACCGCCGTCGTCATGGCGCGCAAGGCCCAGGGCACCGCGACGCTCCTCCCGAGTCCGGCGATCTTCGAGCACGCGGCGACCCGTCGCGCGATCGAGGCCGACCGGTCGGTGCAGTCCGTGCTGCAGCTCGCCCGCAGCGCGAACGCCTACCTGTTCAGCGCGGGCGTGGTCGACGCCAGCTCGGTGCACGTCGACTCCGGCTACCTCTCGTCGTCGGACGTCGCCGGCCTCGCCGCGAAGGGCGCCGTCGGCGACGTCGTCGGGCGCTTCATCACCGACACCGGCGCTGTCGCCGACCCCGAGCTCGACGGCCGCACGCTCGGCATCTCGCTGGAGGAGCTGCGCTCCGCCCGCACGAGCATCGCCGTCATCGCCGGCGAGGCGAAGCACCGGGTCGCCCACGCCGTCGTCGCGAGCGGGCTCTGCACCACGCTCATCACCGACGAGGCCACCGCCAACGACCTCCTCGGCCGCTCGGTCCCCTCTCAGGACCGCACCGGCTCCGACGCCATCACAGTGAAGGAATGA
- a CDS encoding MFS transporter: protein MADASDAAGAPRPLWHGRAIALVGILLVAANLRTAVAALSPIFAEIRTEFPVSSIGVGLLGMLPPVCFAVFGLVAPAFTRRFSLESVLLAALGVMLAGHLVRALAGSFPVLALGSAITFAGMGVGNVLLPPLVKRYFPDRIGLVTALYATVMSVSTLLPPLIAVPVADAAGWHVSVGMWALVSLLAVLPWLRIIVTHRPAHPGNDVEVEEAQPALVGRVWHSALAWAMAVVFAVSSLNAYAMFAWLPQLLHDVAGTPPAEAGALLSVYAAMGIPAGLLVPLLAARMRNVAVVIYAAVAFFVVGYLGLILVPSTATWLWVTLAGLGPLLFPLCLVLINKRTRTHEGSVALSGFTQGLGYTLGALGPFVVGLLHQLTESWTAALIFLTATALAAAAAGAVVARPHYLEDR, encoded by the coding sequence ATGGCGGACGCCTCCGACGCCGCGGGAGCGCCGCGGCCGCTGTGGCATGGTCGCGCGATCGCGCTGGTCGGCATCCTGCTCGTCGCCGCCAACCTGCGGACCGCCGTCGCTGCGCTGTCGCCGATCTTCGCGGAGATCCGCACCGAGTTCCCCGTGTCGAGCATCGGCGTCGGGCTGCTCGGGATGCTGCCGCCGGTGTGCTTCGCCGTCTTCGGACTGGTCGCGCCCGCCTTCACGCGGCGGTTCAGCCTGGAGTCGGTGCTGCTGGCCGCGCTCGGGGTCATGCTGGCCGGGCATCTCGTCCGCGCGCTCGCGGGGTCGTTCCCGGTGCTCGCGCTCGGCTCGGCCATCACGTTCGCCGGGATGGGCGTCGGGAACGTGCTGCTGCCTCCGCTGGTCAAGCGGTACTTCCCCGACCGGATCGGGCTTGTGACCGCTCTCTACGCGACCGTCATGTCGGTGAGCACGCTGCTGCCGCCGCTGATCGCGGTGCCCGTTGCGGACGCGGCAGGATGGCATGTCTCGGTCGGCATGTGGGCGCTGGTCAGCCTCCTCGCCGTCCTCCCGTGGCTGCGGATCATCGTGACGCACCGGCCGGCGCACCCCGGCAACGACGTGGAGGTGGAGGAGGCTCAGCCCGCGCTCGTCGGCCGCGTCTGGCACTCCGCCCTCGCCTGGGCGATGGCCGTCGTGTTCGCCGTGTCGAGCCTGAACGCCTACGCGATGTTCGCGTGGCTGCCGCAGCTGCTGCACGACGTGGCGGGGACGCCGCCCGCCGAAGCGGGGGCGCTGCTGTCCGTGTATGCCGCGATGGGAATCCCCGCCGGACTGCTCGTGCCGCTGCTCGCCGCGCGGATGCGGAACGTGGCCGTCGTCATCTACGCCGCCGTCGCGTTCTTCGTCGTGGGGTACCTCGGCCTGATCCTGGTCCCGTCGACCGCGACCTGGCTGTGGGTGACGCTGGCGGGGCTCGGGCCGCTGCTGTTCCCGCTGTGCCTGGTGCTGATCAACAAGCGCACACGCACGCACGAGGGGTCGGTGGCACTCAGCGGCTTCACGCAGGGGCTGGGCTACACGCTCGGCGCGCTCGGCCCGTTCGTGGTCGGGCTGCTGCACCAGCTGACGGAGTCGTGGACCGCCGCGCTGATCTTCCTCACCGCGACCGCGCTGGCCGCTGCCGCCGCCGGCGCGGTCGTCGCCCGCCCGCACTACCTCGAGGACCGCTAG
- the truB gene encoding tRNA pseudouridine(55) synthase TruB, with protein MTASGLLLVDKPGGWTSHDVVARTRRLAGTRKVGHAGTLDPMATGLLILGVNSSTRLLTYIVGADKEYLATIRLGSSTTTDDAEGETVAEAAPEALAAVTKDAVLDGIAALTGEIEQVPSAVSAIKVDGKRAYARVRAGEEVVLEPRAVTVSEFELLGVDRLAAAIDLQVRVVCSSGTYIRSLARDLGAALGVGGHLTALRRTRVGAYHVRDAHDLDTLDVGAALIPAADAASRLFERLELTEQQAIDLTHGRRIHIADREGPGGEPVAAIAPSGHLVGLVEFRGKEARTLVNFPADEIATA; from the coding sequence ATGACCGCCAGCGGACTGCTCCTCGTCGACAAGCCGGGAGGCTGGACCAGCCACGACGTCGTCGCGCGCACCCGCAGGCTGGCCGGCACGCGCAAGGTCGGCCATGCGGGGACGCTCGACCCGATGGCGACCGGGCTGCTCATCCTCGGCGTCAACTCCTCGACCCGGCTGCTCACCTACATCGTCGGCGCCGACAAGGAGTACCTCGCGACCATCCGGCTCGGCTCATCGACCACGACCGACGACGCCGAGGGGGAGACCGTCGCCGAGGCCGCCCCGGAGGCGCTCGCCGCGGTGACGAAGGACGCCGTCCTCGACGGCATCGCCGCGCTGACCGGCGAGATCGAGCAGGTGCCGAGCGCGGTCAGCGCGATCAAGGTCGACGGCAAGCGGGCCTACGCCCGGGTGCGGGCCGGCGAGGAGGTCGTGCTGGAGCCGCGTGCGGTGACCGTCAGCGAGTTCGAGCTGCTGGGCGTCGACCGCTTGGCCGCCGCCATCGACCTGCAGGTGCGCGTCGTGTGCTCCTCCGGGACCTACATCCGCTCGCTCGCCCGCGACCTCGGCGCCGCTCTGGGCGTCGGCGGGCACCTGACTGCTCTGCGACGCACGCGTGTCGGCGCGTACCACGTGCGGGACGCGCACGACCTCGATACGCTCGACGTCGGCGCGGCCCTGATCCCCGCCGCCGACGCGGCCTCCCGGCTGTTCGAGCGGCTGGAGCTCACCGAGCAGCAGGCGATCGACCTCACGCACGGCCGCCGCATCCACATCGCCGACCGGGAGGGACCCGGAGGCGAGCCCGTCGCGGCGATCGCGCCGAGCGGGCATCTCGTGGGGCTCGTCGAGTTCCGCGGAAAGGAAGCGAGGACCCTGGTGAACTTCCCGGCCGACGAGATCGCGACCGCATGA
- a CDS encoding TetR/AcrR family transcriptional regulator, producing MSDKISERISSAERREQILGAAAVVFGERGYFGATTDQVARAAGISQPYVVRMFGSKENLFVEVLGRSLDKLLTAFAETLDQWKADGRPTSDDPAYNELARRLGLAYVNLIEDRGILLSLMQAFSMGHDAAIGGRARDGFITIYRMLREEGGFAADDARSFLAEGMLLNTLLGLRLPDEYGHDACATELLESTFRTKLDLVLQATGGPA from the coding sequence GTGAGCGACAAGATCAGCGAACGGATCTCCTCCGCCGAACGGCGTGAGCAGATCCTCGGCGCGGCGGCCGTGGTGTTCGGCGAGCGCGGTTATTTCGGCGCGACCACCGACCAGGTGGCGCGGGCGGCCGGCATCAGCCAGCCGTACGTGGTGCGCATGTTCGGCAGCAAGGAGAACCTGTTCGTCGAGGTGCTCGGCCGGTCGCTCGACAAGCTGCTCACGGCCTTCGCGGAGACGCTCGACCAGTGGAAGGCCGACGGGAGGCCGACGAGCGACGATCCGGCGTACAACGAGCTCGCCCGCCGTCTCGGACTGGCGTACGTCAACCTCATCGAGGACCGCGGCATCCTGCTCTCGCTCATGCAGGCGTTCAGCATGGGCCACGACGCGGCGATCGGCGGCAGGGCGCGTGACGGCTTCATCACGATCTACCGGATGCTGCGCGAGGAGGGCGGCTTCGCGGCCGACGACGCACGCTCCTTCCTCGCGGAGGGCATGCTGCTGAACACGCTGCTCGGCCTGCGCCTCCCCGACGAGTACGGCCACGACGCCTGCGCGACCGAGCTCCTGGAGAGCACCTTCCGCACCAAGCTCGACCTCGTGCTGCAGGCGACGGGAGGCCCCGCATGA
- a CDS encoding aldehyde dehydrogenase family protein — protein sequence MSFLEYAPAPESRSILTLRDQYGLFIDGEFVDGSGTPFQTISPATEEHIATIATADAADVDRAVTAARRAYDRVWSRMSGSDRGKYLFRIARLVQERARELAVAESLDNGKPIKESRDVDVPLVAAWFFYYAGWADKLEHAGLGPAPRALGVAAQVIPWNFPLLMLAWKIAPALAAGNTVVLKPAETTPLTALLFAEIVQQADLPAGVVNIVTGAGETGRELVSHPDVNKVAFTGSTAVGREIARSVAGTDKKLTLELGGKAANIVFDDAPIDQAVEGIVNGIFFNQGHVCCAGSRLLVQESVHDEVVDRLKRRLSTLRLGDPLDKNTDIGAINSAEQLQRIRELSDIGEAEGADRWTADCAIPENGFWFAPTIFDNVSTSHRIAREEIFGPVLSVLTFRTPAEAIAKANNTPYGLSAGIWSDKGSRILAIADKLRAGVVWANTFNRFDPASPFGGYKESGYGREGGRHGLGAYLVPGRSLSAATTIPARLTRKGATK from the coding sequence ATGAGCTTCCTCGAATACGCCCCGGCCCCCGAGTCGCGGTCGATCCTCACCCTCCGCGACCAGTACGGCCTCTTCATCGACGGCGAGTTCGTCGACGGGAGCGGCACGCCGTTCCAGACCATCTCGCCCGCGACGGAGGAGCACATCGCGACGATCGCGACGGCCGACGCCGCCGACGTCGACCGCGCGGTGACCGCCGCCCGCCGCGCCTACGACCGCGTCTGGTCGCGGATGAGCGGCAGCGACCGCGGCAAGTACCTGTTCCGCATCGCGCGCCTCGTCCAGGAGCGCGCACGCGAGCTCGCCGTCGCCGAGAGCCTCGACAACGGCAAGCCGATCAAGGAGAGCAGGGATGTCGACGTCCCGCTCGTCGCGGCCTGGTTCTTCTACTACGCGGGCTGGGCCGACAAGCTGGAGCACGCGGGCCTCGGGCCTGCGCCGCGCGCCCTCGGCGTCGCCGCGCAGGTGATCCCGTGGAACTTCCCGCTGCTCATGCTGGCGTGGAAGATCGCACCGGCTCTCGCGGCGGGCAACACCGTCGTGCTGAAGCCGGCGGAGACCACGCCGCTGACCGCGCTGCTGTTCGCCGAGATCGTGCAGCAGGCCGACCTCCCCGCCGGCGTCGTCAACATCGTGACGGGCGCGGGGGAGACCGGCCGCGAGCTGGTCTCGCACCCCGACGTGAACAAGGTCGCCTTCACCGGCTCCACCGCCGTCGGCCGCGAGATCGCGCGCTCGGTCGCGGGCACCGACAAGAAGCTGACCCTGGAGCTCGGCGGCAAGGCGGCGAACATCGTCTTCGACGACGCGCCGATCGACCAGGCCGTCGAGGGCATCGTCAACGGCATCTTCTTCAACCAGGGCCACGTGTGCTGCGCGGGCAGCCGCCTCCTGGTGCAGGAGAGCGTGCACGACGAGGTCGTCGACCGGCTCAAGCGCCGGCTGTCGACTCTGCGCCTCGGCGACCCGCTCGACAAGAACACCGACATCGGCGCGATCAACAGCGCCGAGCAGCTGCAGCGCATCCGCGAGCTCTCCGACATCGGGGAGGCGGAGGGCGCCGACCGCTGGACCGCCGACTGCGCGATCCCGGAGAACGGCTTCTGGTTCGCGCCGACGATCTTCGACAACGTCTCGACCAGCCACCGGATCGCCCGTGAGGAGATCTTCGGCCCTGTGCTCTCGGTGCTGACCTTCCGCACCCCGGCCGAGGCCATCGCCAAGGCCAACAACACGCCGTACGGCCTCTCGGCCGGCATCTGGAGCGACAAGGGCAGCCGCATCCTCGCGATCGCCGACAAGCTGCGCGCCGGTGTGGTCTGGGCCAACACCTTCAACCGCTTCGACCCGGCCAGCCCCTTCGGCGGCTACAAGGAGTCGGGCTACGGCCGCGAGGGCGGCCGTCACGGTCTCGGCGCCTACCTGGTGCCGGGCCGCTCGCTGTCCGCCGCCACCACCATCCCCGCCCGCCTGACCCGCAAGGGAGCGACGAAATGA
- a CDS encoding bifunctional riboflavin kinase/FAD synthetase → MKVYTSVAGLPDGFGPSAVTIGKFDGVHTGHRAVIDRLRQVAQERGLTTAVITFDRNPLELIAPEKCPSSLVSNEQKLDLLAGTGVDATLMLAFDRSLADLPPEEFVHRILVDRLHAAAVLVGSDFRYGARGAGDVELLRVLGAKYGFEVVLIDDVRPEHGRRVSSTWIRELLAEGDVRHAARLLGHVPTVRGLVVHGAKRGRELGFPTANLSPESEGLIPADGVYAGWLADAGERYPAAISVGNNPTFEGVPHKQVEAYVLDRDLDLYGHRVEVSFVERIRGMVAYEGIEPLIAQIADDVEHARGILTAETA, encoded by the coding sequence GTGAAGGTCTACACCTCCGTCGCCGGGCTCCCGGACGGCTTCGGCCCGAGCGCGGTCACCATCGGCAAGTTCGACGGCGTGCACACCGGGCACCGGGCGGTCATCGACCGGCTGCGCCAGGTGGCGCAGGAGCGCGGTCTCACCACGGCCGTCATCACCTTCGACCGCAATCCGCTGGAGCTGATCGCGCCCGAGAAGTGCCCGTCGTCGCTGGTGAGCAACGAGCAGAAGCTCGACCTGCTCGCCGGCACGGGCGTCGACGCGACGCTCATGCTCGCCTTCGACCGCTCGCTGGCCGATCTGCCGCCGGAGGAGTTCGTGCACCGCATCCTGGTCGACCGCCTCCACGCGGCCGCCGTGCTGGTGGGAAGCGACTTCCGCTATGGCGCGCGCGGCGCCGGCGACGTGGAGCTGCTGCGCGTGCTCGGTGCGAAGTACGGCTTCGAGGTGGTGCTGATCGACGACGTCCGGCCCGAGCACGGCCGGCGCGTCTCCTCCACCTGGATCCGCGAGCTGCTCGCCGAGGGCGACGTGCGCCACGCGGCCCGGCTGCTCGGACACGTGCCGACCGTGCGCGGTCTCGTCGTGCACGGGGCGAAGCGCGGGCGCGAGCTCGGCTTCCCGACCGCGAACCTCTCGCCGGAGTCGGAGGGGCTCATCCCGGCCGACGGCGTCTACGCCGGCTGGCTCGCCGATGCGGGGGAGCGGTACCCGGCCGCGATCTCCGTCGGCAACAACCCGACGTTCGAGGGCGTGCCGCACAAGCAGGTGGAGGCGTACGTCCTCGACCGCGACCTCGACCTCTACGGGCACCGCGTCGAGGTGTCGTTCGTCGAGCGGATCCGTGGCATGGTCGCCTACGAGGGGATCGAGCCGCTGATCGCCCAGATCGCCGACGACGTCGAACACGCCAGGGGCATCCTGACCGCAGAGACCGCCTGA
- a CDS encoding ROK family protein translates to MTPLALAVDFGGTKVEAALVDSDGRLVPDSRHRRPTGRTASVADLESSVGDVVRAAASALPEGAEIVGVGIGCAGPIDRRRGLVSPLNVPDWRDYPLRDFIASVVGAGEGGLGLDIPVTLEMDGVAITMAEHWVGAAQGVDNVMGMVISTGIGGGLIVDGRVITGPTGNAGHIGHVEVGDIVGEDTFGNASALEAMASGPHTVAWARTQGFAGTTGEELAAAYAAGDPIARDAIARTGQAVGRAIASATALLDLELVAIGGGFSHSTPDLFDRMREVIDHHYFPFVRKVRIVPSALSSEGPLIGAAALIHRATLLPA, encoded by the coding sequence CTGACTCCCCTCGCCCTCGCCGTCGACTTCGGCGGGACCAAGGTCGAGGCCGCCCTCGTCGACAGCGACGGCCGCCTCGTCCCCGACTCCCGTCACCGCCGCCCCACCGGCCGCACCGCCTCGGTCGCCGACCTCGAGTCGTCGGTCGGCGACGTCGTGCGCGCCGCGGCCTCCGCCCTGCCGGAGGGTGCGGAGATCGTCGGCGTCGGCATCGGCTGCGCCGGTCCGATCGACCGCCGCCGCGGGCTCGTCTCGCCGCTCAACGTGCCGGACTGGCGCGACTATCCGCTGCGCGACTTCATCGCGTCGGTGGTCGGCGCCGGCGAAGGCGGTCTCGGCCTCGACATCCCGGTCACCCTGGAGATGGACGGCGTCGCGATCACGATGGCCGAGCACTGGGTGGGCGCCGCGCAGGGCGTCGACAACGTCATGGGCATGGTCATCTCGACCGGCATCGGCGGCGGCCTCATCGTCGACGGCCGCGTCATCACCGGCCCGACCGGAAACGCCGGGCACATCGGCCACGTGGAGGTCGGCGACATCGTCGGCGAGGACACCTTCGGCAACGCGTCGGCGCTGGAGGCCATGGCCTCCGGCCCGCACACCGTCGCCTGGGCGCGCACGCAGGGCTTCGCGGGCACGACCGGCGAGGAGCTCGCGGCCGCGTACGCCGCGGGCGACCCGATCGCGCGCGACGCGATCGCCCGCACCGGTCAGGCGGTCGGCCGCGCCATCGCCTCGGCGACCGCGCTGCTCGATCTGGAGCTGGTGGCGATCGGGGGCGGCTTCTCGCACTCGACGCCCGACCTGTTCGACCGGATGCGCGAGGTCATCGACCACCACTACTTCCCGTTCGTGCGCAAGGTGCGGATCGTCCCGAGCGCCCTCTCCTCCGAGGGGCCCCTGATCGGCGCGGCCGCCCTCATCCACCGCGCGACCCTCCTCCCCGCGTAG